GGTCGTCAATTGGCTCCTCGCTCGTCCCGTGCCCTCCGGCGCCACCGCCGCACAAATATTGGTTTCGTGGAATGGCCAATTTGGCTGGCGCTGGATGTTCGGTGTCACCGCGATTCCTTCGCTGCTGTTCCTCGCGGCCACCTTTTTCCTTCCAGAGAGCCCTCGCTGGCTGGCCACCAAAGGGTGCGATCAGCAGGCGCTACGCGTTCTCGAACATCTAGGCGGCGAACCATACGCTCGCCAGGTCATGGACGAATTTCGCATGACGAGCGGCGAGCAGAATACTATATCTCTGCTCCGCGAGCTCGCCCGTCCCGGCGTCCCCCGTGCGCTTTTGCTGGGCTTGGTGCTCGCCGTACTGCAGCAGTGGTGCGGCATCAACGTCATCTTCAATTACGCACAGGAAATCTTTGCCGCCGCCGGGTACCAGATCTCAGGCATCCTCTTCAATATCGTTATCACCGGCGCCGTCAACGTTGTCTTCACAGTGATCGCGCTTGGCACTATTGACCGCTTCGGTCGGCGCGTCTTGCTGCTCACCGGCGTCACCGGCTTGACCATCATCTATACCGTCCTCGGCCTGCTCTATCGTCTGCACTTCCACGGAATCCCCATGCTGGTCCTCGTGCTTGCTGCCATCGCCTGCTATGCCATGTCGCTTGCGCCGGTCACGTGGGTCGTCATCTCCGAAATCTTTCCCAACCGCATTCGTGCGAGCGCCGTTTCCGTGGTTGTCACCGCACTGTGGATCGCCTGCTTCATCCTCACCTACACCTTTCCGTTATTGAATGCCATCAGCACCGCGGGCGTCTTCTTCCTGTACGCCGCAATCTGTCTTGCGGGACTCTTGTATCTATCCTCGCGCCTACCGGAGACACGCAACCGCACCCTTGAAGAGATTGAAGCGACCCTTCGAGGTGCCGAGTAACAAGGGAGACCATGCACCCACGATCTATCTCTTCCAAGCGGCGCCGCAATTCCTCTGCGAGAAATACTCTTGCGTTGGTTCTCGCAATGTTCGGCGTCGGTGCCTTTGGCCATGCACAGCAGACGACGATCCTTCTGAACGGCAACAGTACCGGCCGCATCTTCGATGGTCTCGGCGCGGTCAGCGCCGGAGCGTCTTCGCGATTGCTCTACGACTATCCCGAACCGCAACGGGGCCAGATCCTTGATTACTTGTTCAAGCCCGGATATGGAGCGGCGCTGCAACGCCTCAAGATTGAGGTCGGCGCCGACGTGAACTCCACCGATGGCTCTGAGCCCAGCTTCATGCGCGCGCCGCAAGACCACGACTCCTCTCGCGGTTACGAATGGTGGTTGATGGCCGAGGCGCATAAACGCAACCCCAACATCATTCTGGAAATTCTCCCATGGGGCGCACCCCGCTGGATCGATCCTCGGCCAAGTGCAGAGTCCACGCTTTACACGGCCAGGATGGCCACGTACATGGTGGATTTCATCAAAACCGCGAAGCGCAACTACGGCCTCGAGATCCGCTATGTGGGCCTGTGGAACGAAAAGGTCTACGACCTTGGTTATCTCAGGGACTTACATCGCCAACTTGTCGATAATCATCTCGCGACGAGGATCGTGTGCTGCGATGAGTACGCCGGAGAAGGCGCGGGCCAGTGGGCCATCGCGGGCGCCATGCTCAAGGATCCGTCGATTGCCCAGGAAGTCTCTGCGATCGGCGTTCACTACCCCAAAGTAAACGGCAAAATCTCTACCACCGATGCTGCGCGCCGCACTGGCAAGCCGCTCTGGTCCAGTGAGGACCAGCCCAACGGCGGCAGCGGTCCCTTTGTCAGCCGCGACTGGGCCATCGGCGGCCGCATCCTCGCTCATCTTTATAACGAGAACTACCTCGAAGGCTCGCTCACCGCCACTGAGATTTGGAGCCCTGTTACTTCTTACTATGACATCCTCGCAGCGCCCAATTCTGGCCTTATGTATGCCAACACCCCGTGGTCCGGGCACTATGATGTTCAGGGCACCATCTGGGCGACCGCGCACACCACGCAGTTCGCTCAGCCGGGCTGGCAGTATCTCGACTCCGCCTCCGGGTCTTTGCCCGGCGGAGGGACCTACGTTTCTCTCCGTTCGCCCAATAGAAAAGACTGGAGCGTCATTTTAGAAACGATCTCTGCACAGAACCCGCAGATCGTTTCCTTCCACATTGACGGCGGCCTCGCCGCATCAACTATCGACATTTGGGAGACGAACGGCACGCGAACTTTCGAACACGTGGCCCGGGTGACGCCCGCCGATCATGCCTTCACGTTCACGTTCGAGCCCGGGTCAGTCTATTCGCTCACGACGACCAGGGGCCAAGCCAAAGGCTCCGCGCAGCCGCCACCGGCCGCTCCGTTCCCGCTGCCTTACGAAGACGACTTCGAAAATACTCCGTTTGCTCGGGCACCAAAGTATCTCTCCGATCAGGACGGCGCCTTCGAGGTCCACGCCTGCTCAGGCCGCGCTGGTCGCTGCCTCGAACAGGTCATCGTTACGCCTCCGATTCCCTGGGGACCTCTGCCAGATCCTTTTACAGT
This Acidobacteriaceae bacterium DNA region includes the following protein-coding sequences:
- a CDS encoding sugar porter family MFS transporter translates to MTVPVHASAAAAPQGNASVRTVYLWLAAASGALGGLLFGYDWVVIGGAKPFYEIYFHLTSPELQGWAMSCALIGCLAGAVAAGRLSDRFGRKRLLKLSALVFALSSLGTALVTHFAVFVTWRILGGFAIGLASGVSPMYIAEISPAHLRGRLVSLNQMAIVIGILLAQVVNWLLARPVPSGATAAQILVSWNGQFGWRWMFGVTAIPSLLFLAATFFLPESPRWLATKGCDQQALRVLEHLGGEPYARQVMDEFRMTSGEQNTISLLRELARPGVPRALLLGLVLAVLQQWCGINVIFNYAQEIFAAAGYQISGILFNIVITGAVNVVFTVIALGTIDRFGRRVLLLTGVTGLTIIYTVLGLLYRLHFHGIPMLVLVLAAIACYAMSLAPVTWVVISEIFPNRIRASAVSVVVTALWIACFILTYTFPLLNAISTAGVFFLYAAICLAGLLYLSSRLPETRNRTLEEIEATLRGAE
- a CDS encoding family 16 glycoside hydrolase, translated to MVLAMFGVGAFGHAQQTTILLNGNSTGRIFDGLGAVSAGASSRLLYDYPEPQRGQILDYLFKPGYGAALQRLKIEVGADVNSTDGSEPSFMRAPQDHDSSRGYEWWLMAEAHKRNPNIILEILPWGAPRWIDPRPSAESTLYTARMATYMVDFIKTAKRNYGLEIRYVGLWNEKVYDLGYLRDLHRQLVDNHLATRIVCCDEYAGEGAGQWAIAGAMLKDPSIAQEVSAIGVHYPKVNGKISTTDAARRTGKPLWSSEDQPNGGSGPFVSRDWAIGGRILAHLYNENYLEGSLTATEIWSPVTSYYDILAAPNSGLMYANTPWSGHYDVQGTIWATAHTTQFAQPGWQYLDSASGSLPGGGTYVSLRSPNRKDWSVILETISAQNPQIVSFHIDGGLAASTIDIWETNGTRTFEHVARVTPADHAFTFTFEPGSVYSLTTTRGQAKGSAQPPPAAPFPLPYEDDFENTPFARAPKYLSDQDGAFEVHACSGRAGRCLEQVIVTPPIPWGPLPDPFTVAGNASWTDYTVSTDVRFLSASSAAVMGRIDSADVFRDGRARWPSGYVLRIEPNGAWELLSAEYKKPVVTLASGTAILDRARWHRLSLHFQGKHITAMLDGTQLTAVADASHTHGMFALGTEWGRLQFDNLGVTP